ACGGCGTGACGGCGCTGGAGGTGGGCTACAAGGTCGGCGACCTGGACACCCTGTTCGTCGGCCAGGTGCAGAGCAAGCCGACCATCATCGGCTTCATCGAAGGCGGCCCACCCCTGCCCAGCGAGAACCAGACCCTGGCCTACTGGGTCGGCGACATGGGCGGCCCGGCGTCGGACTACGCCTCGGCCTGCTCGGTCACCTACCAGGAGAGCGAAAGCAAGAGCTGGACCTTCACCGGCAACAAGACCTCGACCTTCAACGGTGAGTTCAACCTCAAGGGCGGCCTGTACCAGAAGAGCAAGAGCGATGTGTCGGTGGGCCTGGGCGCCGAGGCCGAAACCATGGTGCTGGAAACCACCATCACCGGCGGCGCCAAGATGGTGCTGTCGGGCAACCTGGGCGACGGCCTGGAGGTGTCGCAGAACCATTCCAGCAGCGTCAGCCTGGCCACCTCGATGACCCCCACCGGCAACTGGGAGGCGGCCAACGCGGTGCTCAACCTGACGGTGGGGCGCCGCTACATCCAGAACAACGTCGGCATAGCCCTGGTCAAGTCGTCCACCGCCGACCTCTACATGCAGGCGCTCAAGGGCACCCAGACCCCCGTCGGCTACGTGCTGGCGCCGAACACCACGATCCCGGTGGACACCAACATCATCGACTTCCCGATCAACCCGCGCTATGTGAAGAACGGCACCCTGGACGGCAAGGTCGGCCTGGTCAACGACCCGGACTACCCCGAGGCCAACGATGAGCGCGGCAGCTACTTCAAGCCGCTCGAAGCCTATGACACCAAGCGCAGGATCGAGAAGCAGGAGCAGCAACTCAAGGCCTACTACGACCAGTTCGACGTCAAGAAGTACCGCACGGTGGCGGCCATGGACAACCTGCGCGACAAGCTCAGGTCCAACCAGTTCTACGATTTCGCCAACCAGCGCAACCTGCGCAGCCTCTACAACAACTATGTGTGGACGGCAGCGGGGGGGCTGCACAAGGAAGAGCACAGCTTTGCCAACAGCTACAGCGAGACCTACACCGGCACCAGCAGCCTGACCTTCGCCGCAGGCCTTGAGTTCAAGGCCGACATCGGCACGCCGTTCGGCGGCTACTACATCGAGGCCGACACCCTGCTGGGCAACACCTGGACCATGACCGCGACCAAGGTCGAGGCGCTGTCCAACGGCTTTGCCCTGAGCTGCAACGTCAGCCCGACCAACTTCCTGCCCGCGCCGATCCTCACCCAGGAGGGCGGCAACCTGAAGTTCAGCGGCTACGGCGCCAACGCCGCGCCAGGCAAGGTCGACGCCTACCGCTACATGTCGTTCCTGCTGGCGCCGGCCGCCGACAACTTCAGCGCATTGGCGCAGGTGGTGGACCAGAACTGGCTGAACAACGCCACCAGCGCCTCGGCTGCCGCCATGCGCGAAGCGATGAACAACCCGAGCGAGCCCTGGCGGGTGATGTACCGCACCACTTATGTCAGCCGGGTGCCAGCGGCGTTCCAGCCGGTCAAGGCCGACACCAACGCACCCAACATCACGCCCCCGGCCAACCTGCCGTCCAACCACTGGCTGGTGAGCGTGATCGACAAGCAACTGGACAAGACCGACCCGACTCGCCTGGAGATCGGGACGGCGATCGACACGGTGCTGGGGAGCCCCAGCGCCGGCCCAGGCCTGCTCAAGGACCTGATCCCCTGGTGGGCCGCCTTCTACACGGCGGCCAAGGTGTACGGGAGTGACGAATTCCTCGAACTGGCCGAACTGCGGGTCGACTTGCTGAACTACATGGCCAGCAAGTACGAAGCAGAGCACTACCGCACCAGCTGACCCACAACCCACGTAAAGGAGCTACGAACATGGCAGATACAAGCTTTGCGGTGACCGGAATCTTCTCCGGCCTGCAGATCGTCTCGACCGGCGTCGGCGGCCTGGTCAACGTCGCCTCGAGCGTCTCGGCGCAGACCGGCTACGCCATTGCCCGCCAGCAGACCTCCGACGGCACGCCGTACACCTTGCTCACCGCCGCGAACACGCAGGCGGTGAGCGACCCGGCCAGCCTGGTGGTCAGTGCCCAGTACGCGCAGATCGTCACCTTCGCCGAACTGGACCTGGAAGTGCGCTACACCGACATCCCGGCGGACACGCAAGTGTCGGTGGACGCCACCAACCCCAAGCTGGCGGTCTCGCGCCAGGACATCGCCGGCACCAGCCTGCTGGGCAAGCAGAGCAAGAAGCAGGAAGCCTTCGAGATGGACCTGAGCCTCAACCTGTGGGTGGCCAGGCCCGAGCAGCTCAAGACCACTTCGTCGATCACCCTGAGCCTGTCGAGCATCGATGGCGGCTCGGGTGGGCCGGTGAAGAAGACCCTGCTGCAGAAGGTGCAGATCAACCTGTCGAAATAACCCCTGCAAGGAGCACGCAACATGGCTACTGAAACCTGGAGCGGGATTGTCGTTCGCGCGACGCTTGCTGAAAACGGCACGGTGCCGCGCAGCGCTTCATCGTCCTCGCCCGACATCATCCTCGCCGGCAAGGAACCGCTGGCCGTCCCCTCGGTACTCACCGACCCGGCCAACTACAACAACGGCTACGACAACAAGCTGTACATCGGCTTGCCCAACTACCTCTACGTGCGTGGCAAGAACTACACCGCCGGTGACCTGGCGGGGTACTGGAACCTGTTCTGGGCCACCCCCAACATCCTGCTGTACCCGTACCTGTGGGAAGGCAACCAGCTGAAGACCTCGGGGGGCGACAAGAACCCGCCGTTCGCCATCAAGGCCGGGGCCATCGGCGCGTCCCTCGACTGCTTCACCTGGGTGCCACCAGACACCTCCGACCACTACTGCATGATCGCGGTGGCCAGCACCCCGGAGCACCCCAACCCGCTGAAGGGCGTGACCAACATCACCGACCTGGCGGACGTGCTTTCGAAGAACGCCAACATCGCCCAGCGCAACGTGCAGATGGTCCGTGGCGACCTGCCGCAGGTGGTCAGCACCGCGGGCTACAACCAGGGGGACGAGGGAGCGCTGGTGGACCTGGCGGTGGTGTTCGAGAACATCCCCAAAGGCACCAAGTACACCATTTCCTCGGGCACGCCGCTCAATGGCAAGACCCTCAGCCACTCCGACAACAACACCCTGGACAACGACTTCAAGTACGCCTGGGTCGGCCAGGATATTCCCGCCAACTGGCAGACGCTGTTCACCTTCACCCTGTCGTTCGGCAGTGACTGGTCGGGGATCCCTCCCGGCAAGAAGCCCAAGGTGACCATTCGTGGCGAGCTGGTGCAGGGCTCCGCGGACCGGCTGTACCACAACCCGGCGGCGTACTTTGCCGACCCGCATCCGCACACGCGCGCAGTGCGCCTGGATGCGACGGGGGGGCCGGTGAAGCTTATCGTGGCGGGCAGTGTCACCACGCTTTACACCGACATCGGGCCTAAATAGCCGTTGTAGCGTCCCTGAAATCGAGCGCCGCTCTCGCGCCGCATCGCGGATGAATCCGCTCCTACACACACAGGCTGGGTCACGTGTAGGAGCGGAGTTATCCGCGATGCGCCGCGCGGGCGGCGCCCGACCGCAACACATTCTTTGCGCCAGGCTAATACTTTAGTCGTAGAACCCTCGGTCCAGGGAGGCCCCCAACCACGCACCCCTTATAGACTCGCCCGGTAATCCGACAATCCAACAAGAAAAGGACATTACCGTGGCCGCTGAAATCCAAGACAGCCGCTCCGCCCGCTTTGCCCTGCGTTGCTCCAACTGGGCCGAACGCTGGTTCCCCGACTCCTGGGTGTTCGCCGCCCTCGCCGTGATGCTGGTGTGCCTGGGTGCCCTGGCCATGGGCGGCAAGCCCACCGACACCGCCAAGGCCTTTGGCGACGGCTTCTGGAGCCTCATCCCCTTCACCATGCAGATGGCCTTCGTGGTCATCGGCGGCTACGTGGTGGCCAGCTCGCCACCCGCCGCGCGGCTGATCGACCGCCTGGCGCGGCTACCGAGCAATGGCCGCTCGGCGGTGTGCTGGGTGGCGTTGATCTCGATGCTCGCCTCGCTGCTCAACTGGGGCCTGTCGCTGGTGTTCGGCGGCCTGCTGGTGCGCGCCCTGGCCCGTCGCACCGACCTGAAGATGGACTACCGCGCCGCCGGCGCCGCCGCCTACCTCGGTTTGGGCGCGGTGTGGGCGCTGGGCCTGTCGTCGTCGGCCGCGCAGCTGCAGGCCAACCCGGCCAGCCTGCCGCCATCGATCCTCGCCATCACCGGGGTGATCCCGTTCACCGAGACCATTTTCCTCTGGCAGTCCGGGGTGATGCTGGCGGCGCTGGTGATCGTCTCGCTGATCGTCGCCTACGCCACCGCCCCCGGCCCGAACAGCGCCCGCAGCGCCCAGGATTGCGGCGTCGACCCAAGCTTCAGCGCGCCGCCCTCGCCACAGCGCACGCGCCCGGGCGAGTGGCTGGAATACAGCCCGATCCTGATCCTGCTGCTGGTGGCCCTGGCCGCCGGCTGGCTGTACCAGGAGTTCGCCACCAAGCCTGCGATCACCGCGATCTCCGGGCTGAACACCTACAACCTGCTGTTCATCATGCTTGGGGCCTTGCTGCACTGGCGCCCGCGCAGCTTCCTCGACGCCGTGGCCCGCGCCGTACCAACCACCACCGGGGTGCTGATCCAGTTCCCGTTGTATGGCTCGATCGCCGCCATCCTTACCCAGGTCAAAGGCGTCGATGAGCAGACCCTGGCCCATCACATCTCGCTGTTCTTCACCCAGATCGCCACCCATGACACCTACGCGCTGCTGATGGGGGTGTATTCGGCGGTGCTGGGCTTCTTCATCCCCTCCGGTGGCGGCAAGTGGATCATCGAGGCGCCATACGTGATGCTGGTGGCCAACGACCTGCAGTACCACCTGGGCTGGGCGGTGCAGATCTACAACGCCGCCGAGGCGTTGCCGAACCTGATCAACCCGTTCTACATGCTGCCGCTGCTGGGGGTGCTGGGGTTGAAAGCGCGCGACCTGATCGGTTTCTCGTTCGTGCAACTGCTGGTGCATGTGCCGCTGGTGCTGGTGTTGCTGTGGGCGCTGGGCACCACCTTGCAGTACGTGCCGCCGGTGATGCCGTAGTGTTCCGAAGCACGTTGGTTTAGTTCGAGAGCCTGGGACCGCAAAGCGGTCCCAAGGTCTTCAAGACAATCTACAAACCTGAAACGGCTGGACTCCACAGGATTCGATAATAATTCGCATCCGCGAATCGTTCTCCTATGGCTGTTGTTCATCGACAGCCAAGGATACCCCTCGAATCGAACAAGGAGACAGGCAGCGATGTTCGCGCCCATCAGCCGTTCCATGACCCTCACCTTGGGTCTGTGCGCCACCGTCATCGGCCCATTCGCGCAAGCCGAAGACATCGAACCCAGCTCCACCGACGGTGTGCTGGAACTCGGCTCCACCGAAATCCTCGCCCAGGGCCTGGGCAGCACCACCGAGCACACCGGTTCCTACACCACCGGCAGCATGAGCGCGGCCA
This genomic stretch from Pseudomonas entomophila harbors:
- a CDS encoding short-chain fatty acid transporter, which encodes MAAEIQDSRSARFALRCSNWAERWFPDSWVFAALAVMLVCLGALAMGGKPTDTAKAFGDGFWSLIPFTMQMAFVVIGGYVVASSPPAARLIDRLARLPSNGRSAVCWVALISMLASLLNWGLSLVFGGLLVRALARRTDLKMDYRAAGAAAYLGLGAVWALGLSSSAAQLQANPASLPPSILAITGVIPFTETIFLWQSGVMLAALVIVSLIVAYATAPGPNSARSAQDCGVDPSFSAPPSPQRTRPGEWLEYSPILILLLVALAAGWLYQEFATKPAITAISGLNTYNLLFIMLGALLHWRPRSFLDAVARAVPTTTGVLIQFPLYGSIAAILTQVKGVDEQTLAHHISLFFTQIATHDTYALLMGVYSAVLGFFIPSGGGKWIIEAPYVMLVANDLQYHLGWAVQIYNAAEALPNLINPFYMLPLLGVLGLKARDLIGFSFVQLLVHVPLVLVLLWALGTTLQYVPPVMP